A region from the Actinoplanes sp. OR16 genome encodes:
- a CDS encoding MarP family serine protease, with translation MPVVDVILIVLMLLFAVSGYRQGFVIGAFSLGGFFSGVLIGLQLGPLIARQFADGTVRLVVALAVILTFAVLGQTLAGWLGTNLRRGIFSKPLQHLDDAGGALVSVVALLLAAWLVAVPLGSTPFPAINREFRSSAILSGINGLMPEQAQALSSALRDTLDTSGFPDVFGGLARTQAKEVAEPDPKLKNSKIVQSSKKSVLKVLGAAPSCSRRIEGTGFVYAEERVMTNAHVVAGTKEVVVETSRGQLEGTVVVYDPKRDLAVLHVPGLEAPIMDFVSKEAASGASAIVLGYPQDGPYNAQSARVRDVSRITGPDIYDSGDVTREIYTIKSLVRSGNSGGPLIDPNGTVLGVIFAAAADDKNVGFALTADEASSVAEDGKTSTKAVKTGECA, from the coding sequence GTGCCCGTGGTCGATGTGATTCTGATCGTGCTGATGCTGCTGTTCGCGGTCAGCGGTTATCGGCAGGGCTTCGTCATCGGCGCCTTCTCCCTCGGCGGGTTCTTCAGCGGTGTGCTGATCGGGCTCCAACTCGGACCCCTGATCGCCCGGCAGTTCGCCGACGGCACGGTGCGGCTGGTCGTGGCCCTCGCGGTCATCCTCACCTTCGCGGTCCTCGGGCAGACCCTCGCCGGCTGGCTCGGGACCAACCTGCGGCGCGGCATCTTCAGCAAGCCGCTGCAGCATCTGGACGACGCCGGCGGCGCCCTGGTCTCGGTGGTGGCGCTGCTCCTCGCCGCGTGGCTGGTCGCCGTTCCGCTCGGCTCCACCCCGTTTCCCGCGATCAACCGGGAGTTCCGCAGCAGCGCCATCCTCAGTGGCATCAACGGCCTGATGCCGGAGCAGGCGCAGGCTCTCTCCTCGGCGCTCCGCGACACCCTCGACACCAGCGGCTTCCCGGACGTGTTCGGCGGTCTCGCGCGGACTCAGGCCAAGGAGGTCGCCGAGCCGGATCCGAAGCTCAAGAACTCGAAGATCGTGCAGTCGTCGAAGAAGTCGGTGCTGAAGGTGCTCGGCGCGGCCCCGAGCTGCTCCCGGCGGATCGAGGGCACCGGCTTCGTCTACGCCGAGGAGCGCGTCATGACGAACGCGCACGTGGTGGCCGGCACCAAGGAGGTCGTGGTGGAGACGTCCCGCGGCCAGCTCGAGGGCACCGTCGTGGTCTACGACCCGAAACGCGACCTCGCGGTCCTGCACGTGCCCGGCCTGGAAGCGCCGATCATGGACTTCGTCAGCAAGGAGGCGGCGAGCGGGGCCAGCGCGATCGTGCTGGGCTATCCGCAGGACGGGCCGTACAACGCCCAGTCCGCCCGCGTCCGCGACGTCAGCCGGATCACCGGCCCGGACATCTACGACTCCGGCGACGTGACCCGCGAGATCTACACGATCAAGTCGCTGGTCCGCAGCGGCAACTCGGGCGGCCCGCTGATCGACCCGAACGGCACCGTCCTCGGCGTGATCTTCGCGGCCGCGGCCG
- a CDS encoding carboxyl transferase domain-containing protein, whose product MTVLDTTLDPRDPAYLEGRSTTLQFLADLEDALDQARAGGGEKWVTRHHARGKLLPRERIEMLLDQDSPFLELAPSAAWGSEYPVGASVVTGVGVIEDVECVVIANDPTVDGGAVNPYTAAKIRRAARIASVNRLPLVTLVESAGAGSPDGGIARELSRLTPDRVPTVCVTFGLTTGDAAYLPALSDYTIMVRGHAKVLTIHPQPVRSSANGVEVRATPVVPAGPAGPADQLAEDERDGLRLARQCVRRLNWRKHGPAPRTRTPLPPRHDPEDMLTLAAYEPSEFEPREVLARILDDSDFDEFKPGQAVALLAGWGELHGYPVGVMSTPAAPCSAAEAQKAVHFLHLANATATPLVFLRHAGAPGGEDAESPDARHDAPLVHAVARSTVPHLVLTVGPVAEHSPDRVGEPRFTFSWPAKGRTCADDGVIDPRDTRTVLGLCLSAVHSAAVEGAGHVGVFRP is encoded by the coding sequence ATGACCGTGCTCGACACCACGCTGGACCCGCGCGACCCCGCCTACCTGGAGGGGCGCAGCACCACCCTGCAGTTCCTCGCCGACCTGGAGGACGCGCTCGACCAGGCACGGGCGGGCGGCGGGGAGAAGTGGGTGACCCGGCATCACGCGCGCGGGAAGCTGCTGCCCCGGGAGCGCATCGAGATGCTGCTCGACCAGGACAGCCCGTTCCTGGAGCTGGCGCCCTCGGCGGCCTGGGGTTCGGAGTACCCGGTCGGCGCGAGCGTGGTCACCGGCGTCGGCGTGATCGAGGACGTCGAGTGCGTGGTGATCGCCAACGACCCGACGGTGGACGGCGGGGCGGTCAATCCGTACACCGCCGCGAAGATCCGCCGGGCCGCCCGGATCGCCTCGGTGAACCGGCTGCCGCTCGTCACCCTCGTCGAGTCGGCCGGCGCCGGCAGCCCCGACGGCGGCATCGCCCGGGAGCTGAGCCGGCTCACCCCCGATCGGGTGCCGACCGTCTGCGTGACGTTCGGGCTCACCACCGGTGACGCGGCGTATCTGCCGGCGCTCTCCGACTACACGATCATGGTGCGCGGGCACGCCAAGGTGCTGACCATCCACCCGCAGCCGGTACGCAGCTCCGCCAACGGCGTCGAGGTTCGTGCCACACCCGTCGTGCCGGCCGGTCCGGCAGGCCCCGCCGACCAGCTCGCCGAGGACGAACGCGACGGGTTGCGGCTCGCCCGGCAGTGCGTGCGCCGGCTCAACTGGCGCAAACACGGGCCGGCGCCGCGTACCCGGACCCCGCTGCCGCCCCGGCACGACCCCGAGGACATGCTCACGCTCGCCGCGTACGAGCCGTCCGAGTTCGAGCCCCGGGAAGTCCTGGCCCGAATCCTCGACGACAGCGACTTCGACGAGTTCAAGCCCGGTCAGGCCGTCGCGCTCCTGGCCGGCTGGGGTGAGCTGCACGGATACCCGGTCGGGGTGATGTCCACCCCGGCCGCGCCCTGCTCCGCTGCCGAAGCGCAGAAGGCCGTGCACTTCCTGCACCTGGCGAACGCGACGGCCACCCCGCTGGTCTTCCTCCGGCACGCGGGCGCGCCGGGCGGCGAGGACGCCGAGTCGCCGGACGCCCGGCACGACGCCCCGCTGGTCCACGCCGTGGCCCGGTCGACGGTCCCGCACCTGGTGCTCACCGTGGGCCCGGTCGCCGAGCACTCGCCGGACCGGGTCGGTGAGCCCCGATTCACGTTCAGCTGGC
- a CDS encoding CapA family protein: MNSHPRSHRQARLGHPALTVTIVLAALAGAGLGGVAIAKRGDSPSASWQAPASEPSSGSASTKAPVEESATVESISLSATGDIIMGSAPNKLPANGGEGFFDSVKKGLASDLVMGNLEQPLTGDTGTSKCGSPARPNCFAFRSPPSYAEHLKDAGFQLLNTANNHSKDYGTAGYRNTVEALEGAGLEHTGAQDQITVVDVKGVKVAVVGFSPYAGANNLNDLDAAAAVVEKAKSEADLVVVQVHMGAEGSDKQHVKPGNELFFGENRGNPIKFSHTVIDAGADLVVGHGPHVLRGMEFYKGKLVAYSLGNFAGGGKTLSGTGVLKYAGILHVSLTKDGEYAGGKFLSTYMSATGVPTRDTENERGRKLVNDLSAADFDDTAVAIGDDGTIKPSA; this comes from the coding sequence ATGAATTCGCACCCCCGGTCCCATCGCCAGGCACGTTTAGGACACCCTGCCCTAACTGTCACCATTGTCCTAGCTGCTCTGGCCGGAGCCGGCCTCGGCGGAGTCGCCATCGCGAAACGTGGTGACTCGCCGTCCGCTTCCTGGCAGGCGCCCGCCTCCGAGCCTTCCTCAGGAAGCGCCTCCACGAAGGCACCTGTCGAGGAGTCGGCGACCGTCGAGTCGATCAGCCTCTCCGCCACCGGCGACATCATCATGGGCAGCGCGCCGAACAAACTTCCGGCGAACGGCGGCGAGGGCTTCTTCGACTCGGTGAAGAAGGGTCTCGCGTCCGATCTGGTGATGGGCAATCTGGAACAGCCGCTGACCGGGGACACCGGCACCTCCAAGTGCGGATCGCCGGCCCGCCCCAACTGTTTCGCCTTCCGCTCGCCGCCGTCCTACGCCGAGCACCTCAAGGACGCCGGATTCCAGCTCCTCAACACGGCGAACAACCATTCCAAGGACTACGGGACGGCCGGCTACCGGAACACGGTCGAGGCCCTGGAGGGCGCCGGGCTCGAGCACACCGGCGCGCAGGACCAGATCACCGTGGTGGACGTCAAGGGCGTCAAGGTCGCCGTCGTGGGCTTCTCGCCGTACGCCGGTGCGAACAACCTGAACGACCTGGACGCCGCGGCCGCCGTGGTGGAGAAGGCCAAGTCCGAGGCCGACCTGGTCGTGGTGCAGGTCCACATGGGCGCCGAGGGCTCCGACAAGCAACACGTGAAGCCCGGCAACGAGCTGTTCTTCGGCGAGAACCGGGGCAACCCGATCAAGTTCAGCCATACCGTCATCGACGCCGGGGCGGACCTGGTCGTCGGTCACGGGCCGCACGTCCTGCGCGGCATGGAGTTCTACAAGGGGAAGCTCGTGGCGTACAGCCTCGGGAACTTCGCCGGCGGCGGCAAGACGCTCTCCGGAACCGGGGTTCTCAAGTACGCCGGGATCCTGCACGTGTCGCTGACGAAGGACGGTGAGTACGCCGGCGGCAAGTTCCTCTCGACCTATATGAGCGCCACCGGCGTCCCGACCCGGGACACCGAGAACGAGCGCGGACGCAAGCTGGTCAACGACCTGTCGGCAGCGGACTTCGACGACACGGCGGTGGCGATCGGCGACGACGGGACGATCAAGCCCTCGGCGTGA
- a CDS encoding Crp/Fnr family transcriptional regulator, giving the protein MDEVLARSGIFQGVDPEAAEALAKEMDTIEVRKGDVVFNEGEAGDSLYIVLSGKIKLGRRAADGRQNLVSIMGPSDMLGELSLFDPGPRTATATAVTDSRLARLKKSSLRPWLNNRPEIAEQLLRVLARRLRRTNDALADLIFTDVPGRVAKNLLQMAGRFGTRDGGVLRVTHDLTQEELAQLVGASRETVNKALADFASRAWLRLDGKSVIILDPERLARRARV; this is encoded by the coding sequence ATGGATGAGGTACTGGCTCGCAGCGGAATCTTCCAGGGCGTTGACCCGGAAGCCGCAGAGGCGCTCGCCAAGGAGATGGACACGATCGAAGTCCGTAAGGGCGACGTGGTCTTCAACGAGGGCGAGGCCGGCGACAGCCTGTATATCGTTCTGTCCGGCAAAATCAAGCTCGGACGCCGGGCTGCGGACGGCCGGCAGAACCTCGTCTCGATCATGGGACCGTCGGACATGCTCGGGGAGCTCTCGCTCTTCGACCCCGGTCCGCGTACGGCGACGGCGACCGCGGTGACGGACAGTCGCCTGGCGCGGCTGAAGAAGTCGTCCCTGCGGCCCTGGCTGAACAACCGTCCCGAGATCGCCGAGCAGTTGCTCCGCGTGCTGGCTCGCCGCCTGCGCCGGACCAACGACGCGCTCGCCGACCTGATCTTCACGGACGTGCCCGGCCGGGTGGCGAAGAACCTGCTGCAGATGGCCGGCCGGTTCGGCACCCGGGACGGCGGCGTGCTGCGGGTGACGCACGACCTCACCCAGGAGGAGCTGGCCCAGCTGGTCGGCGCGTCCCGGGAGACGGTCAACAAGGCGCTCGCCGACTTCGCGTCCCGCGCCTGGCTGCGGCTCGACGGCAAGAGCGTGATCATCCTGGACCCGGAGCGGCTCGCGCGGCGCGCCCGCGTCTGA
- a CDS encoding TlpA disulfide reductase family protein, with product MSVGPANPDLPDLSLPCFNGGEAVDVRDLPRPAVINVWASWCAPCRDELPVMQGLADRTEGKLTVLGVASRDRREASASFAADHEVSMPTLYDPDQAFATGIKAAALPATVFVSPEGEVYIHRDALDVDELIKQVKEHTGVTVTR from the coding sequence TTGAGTGTCGGGCCAGCGAATCCGGATCTGCCGGATCTGTCCCTGCCGTGCTTCAACGGCGGCGAAGCCGTGGACGTCCGTGACCTTCCCCGGCCGGCGGTGATCAACGTGTGGGCGTCCTGGTGCGCCCCCTGCCGTGACGAGTTGCCCGTCATGCAGGGCCTGGCCGACCGTACTGAAGGGAAACTCACCGTCCTCGGCGTCGCCAGCCGCGACCGGCGGGAGGCGTCCGCGTCCTTCGCGGCCGACCACGAGGTGAGCATGCCCACCCTCTACGACCCCGACCAGGCGTTCGCCACCGGGATCAAGGCGGCCGCGCTGCCTGCCACGGTCTTCGTCAGCCCCGAGGGCGAGGTCTACATCCATCGCGACGCGCTCGACGTCGACGAGCTGATCAAGCAGGTCAAGGAGCACACCGGAGTGACGGTGACCCGATGA
- the nth gene encoding endonuclease III: MTAPASASRYAGETLLGRKRRARKMARVLAETHPDAHCELDFTTPLELAVATILSAQTTDVRVNQVTPTLFKLYPSAAAYAAADRAEMETLLRPTGFFRAKTDSLIKLGQMLVEKYDGELPRKLDQLVALPGIGRKTANVILGNAFGVPGITVDTHFRRLTNRFGWVDEDDPVKIEFLVADLIEKRDWTMLSHRVIFHGRRVCHARKPACGACTLASSCPSFGTGPTEAAAAAKLLKGPRARDLAEAAGVDPGLVPAAAVLAPEEP; encoded by the coding sequence GTGACTGCACCCGCCTCCGCATCGCGCTATGCGGGTGAGACCCTGCTCGGGCGCAAGCGGCGGGCCCGCAAGATGGCCCGGGTGCTCGCCGAGACCCACCCCGACGCGCACTGTGAGCTGGACTTCACCACGCCGCTCGAGCTGGCGGTCGCGACGATCCTGTCGGCGCAGACCACCGACGTCCGGGTCAACCAGGTGACGCCCACGCTCTTCAAGCTCTACCCGTCGGCCGCCGCGTACGCCGCCGCCGACCGCGCCGAGATGGAGACGCTGCTCCGGCCCACCGGGTTCTTCCGGGCGAAGACCGACTCGCTGATCAAGCTCGGTCAGATGCTCGTCGAGAAATACGACGGCGAGCTGCCTAGAAAACTCGATCAGCTGGTCGCGCTCCCCGGCATCGGCCGCAAGACCGCCAACGTGATCCTCGGCAACGCGTTCGGGGTGCCGGGCATCACCGTCGACACCCACTTCCGGCGGCTCACCAACCGGTTCGGCTGGGTCGACGAGGACGACCCGGTGAAGATCGAGTTCCTGGTCGCCGACCTGATCGAGAAACGCGACTGGACCATGCTGTCGCATCGGGTGATCTTCCACGGCCGCCGGGTCTGCCACGCGCGCAAACCGGCCTGCGGCGCCTGCACGCTGGCGAGTTCCTGCCCGTCGTTCGGGACCGGCCCGACCGAGGCGGCCGCCGCGGCGAAACTGCTGAAGGGCCCGCGCGCCCGTGATCTCGCGGAGGCCGCCGGCGTCGACCCCGGCCTCGTGCCGGCCGCCGCGGTGCTGGCCCCGGAGGAGCCGTGA
- a CDS encoding CoA pyrophosphatase — translation MSRGEVLRRPDDLPQWFEPLLTRVGGSRTEDFTPLREPDGSNGRASAVLVLLGEGPDGPDLLVLQRAASMRNHAGQPAFPGGATDPEDVDASDTALREASEEVGLDRDSAEVLALLPDLWIPVSRFVVTPVLAWWRRPHDVHPLQPAEVAHVDRLPISELADPANRIRVRHPSGWVGPAFQVRGLLVWGFTAGVIAALLDMAGWSQPWEPGRLVELPDASAPVPAARGGAPDEVVP, via the coding sequence ATGAGCCGAGGCGAGGTGCTGCGGCGGCCGGACGACCTGCCGCAGTGGTTCGAGCCACTGCTGACCCGCGTCGGCGGGAGCCGCACCGAGGACTTCACCCCGCTGCGTGAGCCGGACGGGAGCAACGGCCGGGCCAGCGCCGTCCTGGTGCTCCTGGGCGAGGGGCCGGACGGGCCTGATCTGCTGGTGCTGCAGCGGGCCGCGAGCATGCGCAACCACGCCGGCCAGCCCGCGTTTCCCGGCGGCGCCACCGATCCGGAGGACGTCGACGCCTCCGACACCGCGCTGCGCGAGGCCTCCGAGGAGGTCGGCCTCGACCGTGACAGCGCCGAGGTGCTGGCCCTGCTGCCCGACCTGTGGATCCCGGTGAGCCGCTTCGTCGTCACCCCGGTGCTGGCCTGGTGGCGGCGGCCGCACGACGTGCATCCGCTGCAACCGGCCGAGGTCGCGCACGTCGATCGTCTGCCGATCAGTGAACTCGCCGACCCGGCGAACCGTATCCGGGTGCGTCATCCGAGCGGCTGGGTCGGTCCTGCATTCCAGGTCCGGGGGCTGCTCGTCTGGGGTTTCACGGCGGGGGTGATCGCGGCGTTGCTGGACATGGCGGGATGGTCGCAGCCCTGGGAACCGGGCCGGCTCGTCGAGCTTCCCGACGCCTCCGCGCCCGTTCCGGCGGCTCGCGGTGGCGCGCCCGATGAGGTGGTGCCGTGA